The Hordeum vulgare subsp. vulgare chromosome 4H, MorexV3_pseudomolecules_assembly, whole genome shotgun sequence genomic interval GACCCTACTTTATATAAAAATATATCAACATCTACAAAAAATAATTTTGTTCCATTAAATTCATTATGAAAGCAATTTCATATTAGATATTTATACATCATTGATCTTTGTGGATTTTACTGTAGACTTTAGAAAAACCTAGTACTTCAATTATTTTGAAACAAAGGAAGCATTTAACAAAGAATTTAATTGTCTTTTGCCACCATGGCTCTAACGTTTTGTTATTCAATGATCTGGAGGTGGTTTGCAGAAAATTTCAACCAAATTTTAGGGCAAGAGGGAATACAACAAAATTTGACAAGTAAACAGGTAGTGTGCAGGGGTATGCAACAACCATGGACACAAATCTGCCCATCTTTGCATATCCCAGGAATAACAACAGCGAATATAATGTCTCGAATTAGATCACTGAATTTATCATGAATAAGAGATGAAATGGAATTTTCTCCTGGCCTGATATACACATTGCAGGATTGCTTGGAACAGGAAAGCTGGCCAGGAAATTCCAGCTCGCCGGAAAATTGCACGATTTAGCCTAATCTAACTTGTTTGCTACAGTATTTTACATATTCACTTTCCCTAGTTACGTCGATATGTTCATAGCTTTGCACATCAAAGGTCTCAAGCAGCACTGCAGGAACACCAGGTGTTGTGCTTCTGGTCCGCAAAGCCTAATTCATATATCCATAACTTTACATATTATATGGTCACACGCAGCTCGGCAGGAACACCAAATTACGTTGGTTGTGCTTCTGGTCCGCAAAGCCTTGATCCGATTACGACCATTTCGACAGTGTTTTCATCACCCCTTTCAAAATCTTCATAAACCACATCACGTTCATGACAAAGAGCACCGACGGCACGGTTAGTGTCAGGTAATAGCCAAATGCATGCATCTTCATTATCTGTTGTGAAATCAATTGAGAAGTAAAATTGTGTCAGATGGCATAAGGATATTGTGTGCTGAATTAGTGCATTTATAATGCAGATCTATAGTACCTGGCTGTAGTGCAGATAGATGTGGTAAAACACATACAGGAACAAAAATATCCTTGCCACCTGAAAGAAGTAGACCAATGCTATGATCAGAAAAGCTCCGACCACCAAATACTACTGGAAGAACCCTACTAGTATAACAACTAGGCGGTGAAGTTACTTTATCAATGTCAATTATATGACTGCATGAGGTTACTCACAAATTATGAACGTAAAGCAGTTGTTCAATTTCTACCGATCTGATCTCTTTATAGTACCGTTTCACTGAATTtcatgttttttctttgtttacaGAACATTCAAGACAGTTCAAAGAAATACTCACCAGCCATACAACAAATATCAAAATACCATTGATCAGGTAGGCGCTCGACTTCTTCAGTCCAGCGGTGTCAAGGAACCTTAAAATAAAGAACAATGCATTACAATCAACACAACAGGAGAAATTATTTCAGAGAAAAGGTGAAATTCATTCACTTGTTTACCATCTCATGTTGATTTCAGGGGTGGTTGTTTCTGAAATAAGAATCATGTATGTGTAAAACTGCCCCTCCCCTGACAACATTGTGTAAGCTATTGCAACCAGAGAAAGAGTATGATGGAGTACCTGAAATGGAAACACACAACCATAAGCAGTTGCTAGCCACACACAAGTTGGCAAATTTCTAGACTGTTGACAAATAATTATGATTTTGAATGGAATTGTTGCCAAATTATAGCATATGGACTTATTTCAAGTACAATTAGATGGAAGTTAGATCTAGTTCACCAGCGAATTGCATATATGTAAAATTTTGTCACCTACATATTCCATTCCACCAAGGGaaggatacaaccagaagatcatTGCAAGATCAGTGATGAAGTAACCCACAGAAACCTGTAAAGCAAGCAAGCCAGGACACACATGTGAATTGGGCAATGAAACAAAAGGCCAGCATGAAAAGTATACATTTTAGTAACCAAACATAATAAATGTTAAAGAGGGTAAGCCAGTACCCCTAATGCAGAGGTGGAGATGATCGAATTGCGGAACGTAATAGGCCCATTGAGGCGATCAGAGAAAAGATCTGTAGACGCAACAAGATATACTGATACTGCTGCAATGAAGATCGCATGTGCACTGGACATACCCCTGAAACAGGTATAATCGGTTGTCAGTTTGCCACTATAAAATTTATGGAAAGAAAATACAATGCCTG includes:
- the LOC123447014 gene encoding TLC domain-containing protein 4-like encodes the protein MAMTAYSYQAQAMMRDYLLADPLVPYTSVLIGVFLCKMAYDLTRILSSFYFKGYSSLTKIQRVEWNNRGMSSAHAIFIAAVSVYLVASTDLFSDRLNGPITFRNSIISTSALGVSVGYFITDLAMIFWLYPSLGGMEYVLHHTLSLVAIAYTMLSGEGQFYTYMILISETTTPEINMRWFLDTAGLKKSSAYLINGILIFVVWLVARIFLFLYVFYHIYLHYSQIMKMHAFGYYLTLTVPSVLFVMNVMWFMKILKGVMKTLSKWS